The Solibacillus sp. FSL W7-1436 genome window below encodes:
- a CDS encoding peptidyl-prolyl cis-trans isomerase translates to MKSNRNLHKTPQPPQNNLPYTQRRLKTKPTLMLLLLLLIGNLFWFVLWLLPSDEKTSEKEDGGGEQIAAVEGDPITRQQWLAEMENRYGKETLQSLVNEAVMEKAAKKYKLEVKEEEIDLEIALLRSAQDSNDTTLHSLSPDQLRQKVRAQLILDKVLTNDIVVKEEEAKKYYEDNKSIYNIPTTHRTSMIIVNSKEDAERVEKELKDGSDFAVLAREHSLDTASASLGGDIGFISSSQSAVDPAILPVVEKLKEKETSEPFVLSDGRYAIVTVTENMEGQSFSFGEVEGHVKRQLALEQLPPSITPEAFWAEFDATWIYGESKN, encoded by the coding sequence ATGAAATCCAATCGTAATTTACACAAAACACCACAACCACCACAAAATAATTTACCGTACACACAACGACGCTTAAAAACAAAACCTACGTTAATGTTATTACTGCTATTGTTAATCGGAAATCTTTTTTGGTTTGTGCTATGGTTACTCCCATCTGATGAAAAAACATCAGAAAAAGAAGATGGCGGCGGCGAACAAATTGCTGCCGTCGAGGGAGATCCAATTACACGTCAACAATGGCTTGCTGAAATGGAAAACCGATACGGAAAAGAAACATTGCAGAGTTTAGTAAATGAAGCTGTTATGGAAAAAGCGGCGAAAAAATATAAACTCGAAGTAAAAGAAGAAGAGATTGATTTAGAAATTGCCTTATTACGATCGGCACAAGATTCAAACGATACAACTCTACATAGCTTATCTCCAGATCAACTGCGCCAAAAAGTGCGTGCACAGCTAATCCTGGATAAAGTACTGACAAATGATATTGTAGTAAAAGAAGAAGAGGCTAAAAAATATTATGAAGACAATAAGTCGATTTATAATATTCCAACTACGCACCGGACAAGTATGATTATCGTGAATTCAAAAGAGGACGCGGAACGGGTGGAAAAAGAGCTGAAGGACGGCTCTGATTTTGCAGTTCTGGCACGTGAACATTCATTGGATACAGCTTCGGCTAGTTTAGGCGGCGATATTGGCTTTATTTCATCAAGTCAGTCGGCAGTCGATCCTGCAATTTTACCGGTAGTAGAAAAGCTGAAGGAAAAGGAGACTTCCGAACCATTTGTCTTAAGTGATGGGCGCTATGCGATTGTTACCGTTACAGAGAATATGGAAGGGCAGTCATTCAGCTTTGGTGAAGTGGAAGGCCATGTAAAACGCCAGCTCGCTTTAGAGCAGCTGCCGCCTTCCATTACACCGGAAGCTTTCTGGGCAGAATTTGATGCCACATGGATCTACGGAGAATCCAAAAATTAA
- the tilS gene encoding tRNA lysidine(34) synthetase TilS codes for MHTLEHQVLAYIKERQLIKSGDRLLIACSGGVDSMALLSFFYHFRNYFKIELAVAHVDHMLRGEQSAQDRQFVEQACNNWAIPFYSCAIPITEIHKAEGGNIQAICRKERYQFFETVMHEQKFSKLATAHHADDQLESMLMALTKASSLNGLKGILPSRKFQQFTVIRPFLMVTKDEIGEYLHSKGHLHREDPSNAKDDYTRNRYRHNVVPVLKEENPLVSQHAVHIAQQLSDDDSYLMELAEERFSKLFQKVGRNCYKVKVSALQKEPLALQRRLILILLSYLYNDSNTIQSYALCMKILTLFSTSDGSRALDLPDNFIARQQYDEVVFEYKQQDLLTSNQQITLNEWCVLGTMRIYIGELAECDEDLLQKYPHHFFAASSVSFPFYVRAPKQGDRILLQGMQHQKKVSRVFIDDKIPFTKRASWPLLVDADDDLLAIVAVRVNNKFSNVKSAVHDMVLIVDSNERL; via the coding sequence ATGCACACTTTGGAACATCAAGTATTAGCGTATATAAAAGAGCGGCAGCTTATAAAAAGCGGAGACAGACTTCTAATTGCTTGTTCAGGAGGCGTTGATTCAATGGCGCTTCTTTCTTTTTTTTATCATTTCCGGAATTACTTTAAAATTGAGCTCGCCGTGGCGCATGTTGACCATATGCTGCGCGGCGAACAATCTGCCCAAGACCGCCAATTTGTTGAGCAGGCATGCAATAACTGGGCAATTCCTTTCTATAGCTGTGCGATACCCATTACAGAAATCCACAAAGCGGAAGGCGGGAACATTCAGGCGATTTGCCGGAAGGAACGCTATCAATTTTTTGAAACCGTCATGCATGAACAGAAGTTTTCAAAATTAGCAACTGCACATCATGCGGATGATCAGCTCGAATCAATGTTAATGGCATTGACGAAAGCGAGTTCACTAAATGGATTAAAAGGCATTTTACCGTCACGTAAATTTCAACAATTTACCGTAATTCGTCCCTTTTTGATGGTTACAAAAGACGAAATTGGGGAATATTTACATAGTAAAGGTCATTTACACCGTGAAGATCCTAGCAATGCAAAAGATGACTATACCCGTAATCGTTACCGTCACAATGTCGTACCAGTTTTGAAGGAAGAAAATCCCCTTGTTTCCCAACATGCAGTCCACATTGCACAGCAGCTTTCAGATGATGATTCGTATTTAATGGAGCTTGCAGAAGAGCGTTTTTCGAAACTTTTTCAGAAAGTCGGCAGAAATTGCTATAAAGTGAAAGTTTCGGCATTACAAAAAGAGCCGCTTGCTTTACAAAGGAGGCTCATTTTAATACTATTAAGTTATCTTTATAACGATTCAAATACGATTCAAAGCTATGCACTCTGTATGAAGATTTTGACGTTATTCTCAACGTCGGATGGAAGTCGTGCACTTGATTTACCGGATAATTTTATTGCGCGTCAACAATACGATGAAGTTGTATTTGAGTACAAGCAGCAGGACCTGCTAACATCAAATCAGCAAATCACTTTGAATGAGTGGTGTGTGCTTGGAACGATGCGCATATATATTGGGGAACTTGCAGAATGTGATGAGGACTTACTTCAAAAGTATCCACATCACTTTTTCGCCGCATCATCAGTATCGTTTCCTTTCTACGTAAGGGCTCCCAAACAAGGGGATCGTATTTTGCTACAAGGTATGCAGCATCAGAAAAAAGTATCTCGAGTTTTTATTGATGACAAGATTCCTTTCACAAAAAGAGCTAGCTGGCCATTGTTAGTCGATGCTGATGATGACCTTTTAGCAATAGTAGCTGTACGCGTTAACAATAAATTTTCTAATGTAAAGTCGGCAGTACATGATATGGTGCTTATTGTCGATAGCAATGAACGTCTTTAG
- a CDS encoding sodium:potassium antiporter, with protein sequence MQNFTYLAFLCGISMLLVVGGVILTNLPLPLQIIMIAIGLIGGIFCFVTLIRILIKHNTEKE encoded by the coding sequence GTGCAAAACTTTACATATTTAGCTTTTCTTTGCGGTATTAGCATGCTTCTAGTCGTTGGAGGCGTCATATTGACAAACCTGCCGCTCCCATTACAAATCATTATGATTGCAATTGGATTAATTGGAGGCATTTTTTGCTTCGTTACCCTTATCAGGATACTCATCAAGCATAATACCGAAAAAGAATAA
- a CDS encoding SpoIIE family protein phosphatase has product MVTLNNQNEFQTLNLSLFLYKEKSRMIIAIVIAFAAFCFAQAVFFEAVTPLFLPFWLVIRTRFVSFQKSALLGGILGTLFLGFGQAAVVLVQLFFLECLVRFKFIKISPYFLLGVTIIAIQLAWQMMLHSGMPSVMTLFYIIYECFFAVSILFFMRILTLPSKENGKIEWTREKITAIIVVLAGMLIGMENLTLFYFSMTLIVLHFLICLVAYASTVGATVIFSLSLGFFIGLANLSFTGMMILYACTGLVAAFVQNQGRYVVALFSFLPSIFFFFYDATLPIDSVYFMSMLTGAIIFLLLPKNVLEYCKMYYKQTTVSIIQVNRNEVVEVQLKQFQQFVSFMKELVFDHFTQNKTKSKTTAEPFLICSSCFKYEECWGRKGEMEGIIDSWRLAKRSTKPVSWIRVEEQLKGKCIKSSKLLEELESALHKEHMERQFYHGKKMIALQLRDLSSHFEKLLNSQRLEIGTSEMDGEMQQFLKEHDIHCLHIQWIKNEIGNREFVCYVADHRDAHVVIQQLEQQLFEFLHEPLRGEQIYEQQSPIFYRQIKFTSAIRYQLEYDIYTYSHANHAISGDSYRVFPIHPGLMAIMLSDGMGTNVRANRESERLIQMMQDCLTYNMDPETAMHTMHYVMSLKNDSDMYATMDFALVDLQFGHLWCWKAGGMTTYVLRGNDLFKIESTSAPIGFLPNFAIDTEMTQLLSEDVILMISDGLFSPSAQWDAQEQLFIRLIRQGLENGASIQVVLFDVMTQFKQRYPIADDCTVMLFRLQHVIKPWQVFRPAITH; this is encoded by the coding sequence ATGGTGACATTAAATAATCAAAATGAGTTTCAAACACTAAACTTAAGCTTATTCTTATATAAAGAAAAATCGAGAATGATAATAGCGATTGTTATAGCGTTTGCAGCTTTCTGTTTTGCTCAGGCAGTCTTCTTTGAAGCTGTTACTCCGTTGTTTTTACCTTTTTGGCTAGTTATTCGAACGAGATTTGTCTCATTTCAGAAGAGTGCTTTACTAGGGGGAATACTCGGAACACTCTTTCTCGGATTTGGACAAGCAGCCGTTGTTTTAGTGCAGCTTTTCTTCTTGGAGTGTCTCGTCCGCTTCAAGTTTATAAAAATTTCCCCATACTTTTTACTGGGGGTTACAATTATCGCTATTCAACTGGCATGGCAAATGATGCTTCATAGTGGTATGCCATCTGTCATGACGTTATTTTATATCATATATGAATGCTTTTTTGCCGTTTCGATTTTATTTTTTATGCGTATCTTGACATTGCCAAGTAAAGAAAACGGAAAAATCGAATGGACAAGAGAAAAAATAACGGCAATTATTGTCGTTTTGGCCGGTATGCTCATCGGTATGGAAAACTTGACTCTTTTTTATTTTTCAATGACGCTGATTGTCCTTCACTTCCTCATTTGTCTTGTAGCCTATGCCTCTACGGTTGGAGCTACGGTCATCTTTTCATTATCTCTTGGGTTTTTTATTGGCTTAGCAAATTTATCTTTCACAGGTATGATGATTTTATATGCTTGTACAGGGCTGGTCGCTGCTTTTGTACAAAATCAGGGACGTTATGTCGTTGCGCTCTTTAGCTTTCTGCCAAGTATCTTTTTCTTCTTCTATGATGCGACATTACCGATTGACAGTGTTTATTTTATGTCGATGCTTACAGGTGCCATCATTTTTCTGCTTTTGCCGAAAAATGTACTCGAGTACTGCAAAATGTATTATAAACAAACTACCGTCAGTATAATTCAAGTGAACCGCAATGAAGTGGTGGAAGTGCAGCTTAAGCAGTTTCAGCAGTTTGTATCTTTTATGAAGGAGCTTGTATTCGATCATTTCACACAAAATAAGACGAAAAGTAAGACAACTGCAGAACCGTTTCTCATTTGCTCCAGCTGTTTCAAATATGAAGAGTGCTGGGGTAGAAAAGGGGAGATGGAAGGAATTATCGATTCGTGGCGCTTAGCGAAAAGAAGTACGAAACCGGTCAGCTGGATTCGGGTAGAGGAACAGCTGAAGGGGAAATGCATTAAATCTTCTAAATTGCTGGAAGAACTAGAGTCTGCTTTACACAAAGAGCATATGGAGAGACAGTTCTATCATGGCAAAAAAATGATAGCCTTACAGCTTCGTGATTTAAGCAGCCACTTTGAAAAACTGTTAAACAGCCAGCGATTAGAAATCGGCACATCGGAAATGGATGGGGAGATGCAGCAATTCTTAAAAGAACATGATATTCACTGTTTGCATATTCAGTGGATAAAAAACGAAATAGGAAATCGGGAGTTCGTGTGTTATGTCGCAGATCATCGTGATGCACATGTCGTTATCCAGCAGCTAGAGCAGCAGCTGTTTGAATTTCTGCATGAACCATTAAGAGGGGAACAGATTTACGAGCAGCAATCGCCTATTTTTTATCGTCAAATTAAGTTTACTTCAGCAATTCGTTATCAGTTGGAGTATGATATATATACGTATTCCCATGCAAACCATGCAATTTCCGGTGATTCTTACCGTGTATTTCCGATTCATCCGGGACTTATGGCGATTATGCTGTCGGATGGAATGGGGACGAATGTGCGGGCGAATCGAGAAAGTGAACGCTTAATTCAAATGATGCAGGATTGCCTTACGTACAACATGGACCCTGAAACAGCGATGCACACAATGCATTATGTTATGTCGCTGAAAAACGATTCGGACATGTATGCAACAATGGATTTTGCGCTTGTCGATTTACAGTTCGGCCATTTATGGTGTTGGAAAGCGGGAGGCATGACAACATATGTGTTAAGAGGGAATGATTTATTCAAAATAGAGAGTACAAGTGCCCCAATCGGATTTTTACCTAATTTTGCAATTGATACGGAAATGACACAACTATTGTCAGAGGATGTTATTTTAATGATTTCTGACGGGTTATTTTCTCCATCTGCGCAATGGGATGCACAGGAGCAATTATTTATCAGGCTGATTCGTCAAGGGCTGGAAAATGGTGCTTCCATCCAGGTTGTACTATTTGATGTCATGACACAATTCAAGCAAAGATACCCGATTGCAGACGATTGCACTGTGATGCTATTCCGCTTGCAGCATGTAATAAAGCCGTGGCAAGTATTCAGACCAGCAATCACACATTGA
- a CDS encoding type III pantothenate kinase: MILVMNAGNSNIILGIYHQDKLIHHWRTETNIRKTEDEYAMQFKAFFAHEGISFEQVKGIIISSVVPPIMFALELMCKKYFNIQPLIVGPGVKTGLNIKYENPREVGADRIVNAVAALQQYSGRPLIIIDFGTAITYCYINERGDYAGGAIAPGIAISTEALYTRAAKLPRIEIAHTSQVVAKNTVAAMQAGVFYGFLGQVEGIVSRMKAQSKEEPLVIATGGLAKLIADETQMIDVVDPFLTLKGLATIYKRNQ, translated from the coding sequence TTGATTTTAGTAATGAATGCAGGTAACTCCAATATCATTTTAGGAATTTATCATCAGGATAAACTTATCCATCATTGGCGGACAGAAACAAACATAAGAAAAACTGAAGATGAGTATGCGATGCAATTCAAGGCGTTTTTTGCTCATGAAGGCATTTCATTTGAACAAGTAAAAGGAATTATTATATCCTCAGTTGTGCCACCTATCATGTTTGCACTTGAATTAATGTGTAAAAAATATTTCAATATCCAGCCTTTAATTGTAGGGCCAGGTGTAAAAACCGGCTTGAATATAAAGTATGAAAACCCGCGTGAAGTAGGAGCGGACCGGATCGTGAATGCAGTTGCCGCATTACAGCAATATAGCGGCAGACCATTGATTATTATCGATTTTGGTACAGCGATTACGTATTGCTATATTAATGAGCGCGGCGATTATGCGGGTGGGGCAATAGCACCCGGTATTGCTATTTCCACAGAGGCGCTCTATACACGTGCTGCCAAGCTCCCTCGCATAGAAATTGCCCATACATCTCAAGTTGTGGCAAAAAATACGGTAGCTGCTATGCAGGCAGGTGTTTTTTACGGTTTTCTAGGACAAGTAGAAGGCATCGTCAGTCGTATGAAGGCTCAAAGTAAAGAAGAGCCCCTAGTTATAGCAACTGGCGGGCTCGCAAAATTAATCGCTGATGAAACCCAGATGATTGATGTCGTCGATCCATTTTTGACACTCAAGGGACTTGCGACGATCTATAAAAGAAATCAATAG
- a CDS encoding S1 domain-containing RNA-binding protein — MSIEVGSKVQGKVTGITNFGAFVELPDGKTGLVHISEVADNYVKDINEHLKVGDEVEVKVMNVEADGKIGLSIRKAKPQAERPERPQRPRRENNRSNDRNDRQPKENFEQKMARFLKDSDERLTTLKRATESKRGGRGARRG; from the coding sequence ATGTCAATTGAAGTAGGCAGCAAAGTACAAGGTAAAGTAACAGGAATCACAAATTTCGGTGCATTCGTAGAGCTTCCAGATGGGAAAACAGGTTTAGTTCACATTAGTGAAGTGGCAGATAACTACGTAAAAGATATTAACGAGCATCTTAAAGTAGGCGATGAAGTCGAAGTTAAAGTGATGAATGTTGAAGCGGATGGAAAGATTGGTCTTTCAATTCGTAAAGCAAAGCCTCAAGCTGAGCGACCAGAGCGTCCACAGCGTCCTCGTCGCGAAAACAACCGTTCTAACGATCGTAATGATCGTCAACCAAAAGAGAACTTTGAACAGAAGATGGCGCGTTTCTTAAAAGATAGCGATGAGCGTTTAACTACATTAAAGCGTGCAACTGAGTCTAAGCGCGGTGGCCGTGGAGCTCGCAGAGGATAA
- the hpt gene encoding hypoxanthine phosphoribosyltransferase — protein MIQNDIEKIMITEEQIQERIKELGAQLTEEYKDMFPLAVGVLKGAMPFMTDLMKRFDSYIELDFMDVTSYGNATVSSGEVKILKDLNTSVEGRDVIIIEDIIDSGLTLSYLVDLFKYRKAKSIKIVTLLDKPSGRKVELNADVVGFEVPDGFVVGYGLDYAEKYRNLPYIGILKREVYSF, from the coding sequence ATGATTCAAAATGACATCGAAAAAATTATGATTACAGAAGAACAAATTCAGGAACGTATTAAAGAGCTTGGTGCTCAACTGACAGAGGAATACAAAGACATGTTCCCGTTAGCTGTCGGGGTGCTAAAAGGTGCAATGCCATTTATGACAGATCTGATGAAACGCTTCGATTCTTATATTGAACTGGACTTTATGGATGTTACTTCATATGGGAATGCAACTGTTTCATCTGGGGAAGTAAAAATTCTTAAAGATTTAAATACAAGTGTGGAAGGCCGCGATGTCATTATTATTGAAGATATTATCGACAGTGGTTTAACATTAAGCTATTTAGTAGATTTATTTAAATACCGTAAAGCAAAATCGATTAAAATCGTAACATTACTGGATAAGCCATCTGGCCGTAAAGTGGAATTGAATGCAGATGTTGTTGGATTTGAAGTACCAGACGGTTTTGTTGTAGGCTACGGTTTGGATTACGCAGAGAAATATCGTAACTTACCTTACATTGGAATTTTAAAACGTGAAGTATACTCATTTTAA
- a CDS encoding FtsB family cell division protein, with the protein MGRKNVQEELHNHNVQSLNNDYVRSNPQAKAQIKAKIAVRRRRRLAVFFILATVAIAALVKANMVQSDRLAAKEETKAAVEERLEEALHRQELLNLQIAKLEDDEYIAKLARKEFFLSEEGEIIFTIPNKSDKENKDKPEDDKE; encoded by the coding sequence ATGGGAAGAAAAAATGTGCAAGAAGAGCTACATAACCATAATGTCCAGTCGTTGAATAACGACTATGTCCGCTCAAATCCGCAAGCAAAAGCTCAAATTAAAGCAAAAATTGCAGTACGTCGTCGCAGAAGATTAGCAGTATTTTTCATTTTAGCAACTGTAGCAATAGCCGCATTAGTAAAAGCAAACATGGTCCAAAGTGATCGCCTCGCCGCAAAGGAAGAAACGAAAGCTGCGGTTGAAGAGCGATTGGAAGAAGCGCTTCACAGACAAGAGCTATTGAATTTGCAGATTGCGAAGCTGGAAGATGATGAGTATATTGCGAAGCTGGCAAGAAAAGAATTTTTCCTTTCTGAAGAGGGCGAAATTATTTTCACAATACCGAATAAATCGGACAAAGAAAATAAAGACAAGCCTGAAGATGACAAAGAATAA
- the hslO gene encoding Hsp33 family molecular chaperone HslO produces the protein MKDYLVRGIAYDGQVRAFATNTTETVGEAQRRHNTWPVVSAALGRSMTASVMMGAMLKGDDKITVKIEGNGPIGPMVIDADAKGDVRGFVTNPHVHFELNGQGKLDVRAGVGSEGALTVVKDLGLRDMFSGQTPIVSGEIAEDFTYYFASSEQVPSSVGLGVLVNPDNTILAAGGFIIQLMPGCEEETISAIEKRLSSIEPVSKMIEKGYTPEQILEAVLGEGNVQILSSMPVQFQCQCSKERFGAAIISLGVGEIQEMIDEDGQAEAQCHFCLEKYHFDKNELEGFVNEIQS, from the coding sequence ATGAAAGACTACTTGGTAAGAGGAATTGCATATGACGGACAAGTTCGTGCATTTGCAACAAATACAACTGAAACTGTAGGAGAAGCACAGCGCCGTCATAATACATGGCCGGTCGTTTCTGCTGCTCTAGGCCGTTCAATGACAGCATCTGTAATGATGGGTGCGATGTTAAAAGGGGACGACAAAATTACGGTGAAAATAGAGGGTAACGGTCCCATCGGTCCAATGGTTATCGATGCAGATGCCAAAGGAGATGTGCGCGGCTTCGTTACAAACCCGCATGTTCATTTTGAGTTAAACGGACAAGGAAAACTCGATGTACGTGCAGGTGTCGGTTCTGAAGGGGCACTGACAGTTGTTAAAGACTTGGGTTTACGTGATATGTTCTCGGGTCAAACACCAATTGTCTCAGGAGAAATCGCTGAAGACTTCACATACTACTTCGCTTCATCTGAACAGGTACCTTCATCAGTAGGCTTAGGTGTATTAGTAAATCCGGACAACACAATTTTAGCTGCAGGTGGCTTTATCATTCAATTAATGCCAGGCTGTGAAGAAGAAACGATCTCAGCAATTGAAAAACGTTTGTCTTCAATTGAGCCTGTATCAAAAATGATTGAAAAGGGATACACACCTGAGCAAATTTTAGAGGCGGTATTAGGAGAAGGAAATGTTCAAATTCTTTCATCAATGCCTGTACAATTCCAATGTCAATGTTCAAAAGAGCGTTTTGGTGCGGCAATTATCAGTTTAGGTGTCGGTGAGATCCAGGAAATGATTGACGAAGATGGTCAAGCGGAAGCGCAATGTCACTTCTGTTTGGAAAAGTACCACTTCGATAAAAATGAACTTGAAGGCTTTGTGAATGAAATCCAATCGTAA
- the ftsH gene encoding ATP-dependent zinc metalloprotease FtsH, whose amino-acid sequence MNRIFRYTIFYLLIFLVIIGIFGTFNGGKKTTENLDYYAFFEALESNEIASMDIQPERGVYKIVGQMRGAEEGETFTVNVLQNDQTSVDRILQVEEQVANGEYPGVEILEQPQTSGFVTFLTSIIPFVIIIILFFFLLSQSQGGGNKVMNFGKSKAKLFDDTKKKVRFNDVAGADEEKQELVEVVDFLKDHRKFTDIGARIPKGILLVGPPGTGKTLLARAVAGEAGVPFFSISGSDFVEMFVGVGASRVRDLFENAKKNAPCIIFIDEIDAVGRQRGAGLGGGHDEREQTLNQLLVEMDGFGANEGIIIIAATNRPDILDKALLRPGRFDRQITVGHPDVKGREAILKVHARNKPLSDTVDLAAVAQRTPGFSGADLENLLNEAALVAARKNKKTINMVDIDEASDRVIAGPAKASRVYSPKEKKLVAFHEAGHVVVGLELDEADTVHKVTIVPRGQAGGYAIMLPKEERFFTTKQELLDRIAGLLGGRVAEEIVLGEVSTGAHNDFQKVTSIARAMVTEYGMSNSLGAVQYGSNQGGNPFLGRDFGSDQNYSDTVAYEIDKEVQRIVDEQYARTKRILTERRDLLDLIANTLIQVETLNAQQIEHLRDNGTLPPEEAVVESELPKDQNEATPTIETAGNVSINEEVQGEKKSPTVEDLPKDVSDDRPQGIDEDRPK is encoded by the coding sequence ATGAATCGAATATTTCGATACACCATATTTTATTTACTAATATTTCTCGTGATTATCGGGATTTTTGGGACATTTAATGGTGGAAAAAAGACAACTGAAAACCTTGATTACTATGCGTTTTTTGAGGCTTTAGAGAGCAATGAGATTGCTTCTATGGATATACAGCCTGAGCGAGGCGTGTATAAAATTGTAGGTCAGATGAGAGGCGCTGAAGAAGGCGAAACTTTCACAGTGAACGTTTTACAAAATGACCAAACTTCTGTAGACCGTATTTTGCAAGTTGAAGAACAAGTTGCAAACGGTGAATACCCAGGAGTGGAAATTTTAGAACAACCACAAACAAGTGGGTTCGTAACATTCCTTACGAGCATCATTCCATTTGTCATCATTATTATTTTATTCTTCTTCTTACTAAGCCAATCGCAAGGTGGCGGTAATAAGGTGATGAACTTCGGGAAGTCAAAAGCAAAACTGTTTGATGACACGAAGAAAAAAGTTCGTTTCAATGACGTGGCAGGTGCCGACGAAGAGAAACAAGAACTTGTTGAAGTAGTAGATTTCTTAAAAGATCACCGCAAATTCACTGATATCGGTGCACGTATTCCAAAAGGGATTCTATTAGTAGGTCCTCCAGGTACAGGTAAAACATTACTTGCACGTGCTGTTGCCGGTGAAGCGGGCGTACCATTCTTCTCGATCTCAGGTTCTGATTTCGTAGAGATGTTCGTCGGTGTCGGTGCATCTCGTGTTCGTGACTTATTCGAAAACGCTAAGAAAAATGCCCCATGTATCATTTTTATCGATGAGATTGATGCTGTAGGTCGTCAACGTGGTGCAGGTCTTGGTGGTGGACACGATGAGCGTGAACAAACATTAAACCAATTACTAGTTGAAATGGATGGTTTCGGTGCAAACGAGGGTATTATTATCATCGCTGCAACAAACCGCCCGGACATTCTAGATAAAGCATTATTACGTCCTGGTCGTTTTGACCGTCAAATTACGGTTGGTCACCCAGACGTAAAAGGCCGTGAAGCGATCCTTAAAGTACATGCACGCAATAAGCCATTATCAGATACAGTTGATCTGGCTGCTGTTGCACAACGTACACCAGGGTTCTCGGGTGCGGATTTAGAAAACTTGTTAAACGAAGCAGCTCTAGTAGCAGCTCGTAAAAACAAAAAAACGATTAACATGGTTGATATTGATGAAGCTTCTGACCGTGTAATCGCCGGTCCTGCAAAAGCAAGCCGTGTGTACTCTCCAAAAGAGAAAAAGCTTGTTGCATTCCATGAAGCCGGCCACGTAGTTGTCGGTCTTGAATTGGATGAAGCAGACACTGTTCATAAAGTAACGATTGTCCCTCGTGGGCAAGCTGGTGGTTATGCCATCATGTTACCGAAAGAAGAGCGTTTCTTCACAACGAAGCAAGAGTTACTTGACCGTATCGCCGGATTACTTGGCGGACGTGTTGCGGAGGAAATCGTGCTTGGTGAAGTATCAACAGGTGCACATAATGACTTCCAGAAAGTAACGAGCATTGCACGTGCAATGGTAACAGAATACGGAATGAGCAATAGTCTTGGTGCTGTTCAATACGGCTCAAATCAGGGCGGCAACCCATTCTTAGGTCGTGACTTCGGTTCGGACCAAAACTATTCTGATACAGTAGCATATGAAATTGATAAAGAAGTTCAGCGTATCGTCGATGAGCAATATGCTCGTACAAAACGTATTTTAACAGAGCGTCGTGATTTACTAGATTTAATCGCAAATACGTTAATTCAAGTAGAGACGTTAAATGCTCAGCAAATTGAACATTTACGTGACAATGGTACGTTACCTCCTGAAGAGGCGGTAGTAGAATCAGAGCTTCCAAAAGATCAAAATGAAGCAACACCAACAATTGAAACTGCTGGTAATGTTTCGATCAATGAAGAAGTTCAAGGTGAAAAGAAATCACCAACTGTTGAAGATTTACCGAAAGACGTGTCAGATGATCGCCCGCAAGGCATCGATGAAGACCGTCCAAAATAA
- the yabQ gene encoding spore cortex biosynthesis protein YabQ → MMMSAQLISILVMFISGVAVGAIIDCIRINVNRIPLKNIRRITWILEWIVWLILGVTTFYLLFIVKGGQWRVVDPLAQIAGIATYELLFQKIIRFIGRVCINLFVKPVIFIGHVVVKLVKNIIKLLIGIVLFICRPFIKLFKKYLLKNFKTQQ, encoded by the coding sequence ATGATGATGAGTGCGCAGCTTATAAGCATTCTTGTCATGTTTATAAGCGGAGTTGCTGTAGGTGCAATAATCGATTGTATCCGAATTAATGTAAATCGTATCCCTCTAAAAAATATTCGGCGTATTACCTGGATTTTAGAATGGATAGTCTGGTTAATACTAGGGGTTACTACGTTTTATTTATTATTTATAGTAAAAGGAGGGCAATGGCGGGTAGTTGATCCACTTGCCCAAATCGCCGGAATTGCAACATATGAATTGCTGTTCCAAAAAATTATCCGCTTTATTGGAAGAGTGTGTATAAATTTATTTGTGAAGCCGGTTATTTTTATTGGACATGTAGTAGTTAAGCTTGTTAAAAATATTATAAAACTATTAATAGGGATTGTATTATTTATTTGCCGTCCCTTTATTAAGCTTTTCAAGAAATATTTGTTAAAAAACTTTAAAACACAGCAGTGA